In Leptospira bouyouniensis, the following proteins share a genomic window:
- the mtnA gene encoding S-methyl-5-thioribose-1-phosphate isomerase, producing the protein MSQPEFLPIQWKSTFLSLLDQRALPGKKEFLQIHTVEDTIDAIRDMAVRGAPAIAISGIFGLTLGAKKKSGNIIPEEIDSLINQVFESRPTAVNLSFALQEAKKRVGEETDWESIAKIWESFALEMMVDDLKANQALGQNGAELFPKDQNQIHIITHCNTGALATAGHGTALGVIRSLRDQGKKVVVYADETRPFLQGSRLTAFEMLEEGIECYIITDGMSGWLMNHRKIDAVLVGCDRVAANGDTANKIGTYNLAIVAHEHNVPFYVCATKDSFDLNLKTGDEIPIEMRKESEVTQFDFLKTADGKYLLPEGKTSPIGARALNPSFDITKAKFIKNFITEMGCFVPGEILVRLKSV; encoded by the coding sequence ATGTCCCAACCGGAATTTTTACCCATTCAGTGGAAATCCACATTTCTCTCCCTTCTCGACCAAAGGGCCCTCCCTGGGAAAAAGGAATTTTTGCAAATCCATACAGTTGAAGATACAATTGATGCGATTCGTGATATGGCTGTTAGGGGAGCGCCCGCCATTGCCATTTCAGGAATCTTTGGACTCACATTGGGTGCGAAAAAAAAATCTGGGAACATAATTCCGGAAGAAATTGATTCACTGATCAATCAAGTGTTTGAATCAAGGCCAACGGCAGTGAACTTAAGCTTTGCACTCCAAGAAGCAAAAAAACGGGTAGGGGAGGAAACTGATTGGGAATCAATCGCCAAAATTTGGGAATCATTTGCGTTGGAGATGATGGTTGATGACCTGAAAGCGAATCAGGCATTAGGACAAAATGGAGCAGAATTATTCCCCAAAGACCAAAATCAAATTCATATCATCACTCATTGTAATACGGGTGCATTAGCGACCGCAGGTCATGGTACAGCCCTTGGAGTGATCCGAAGTCTCCGCGACCAAGGAAAAAAAGTTGTGGTGTATGCAGATGAGACGCGGCCTTTCCTTCAGGGCTCAAGGCTCACCGCATTTGAGATGTTAGAAGAAGGCATTGAATGTTATATCATCACTGATGGAATGTCTGGATGGTTAATGAACCATCGAAAAATCGATGCCGTTCTTGTTGGATGTGATCGAGTTGCTGCAAATGGCGATACTGCAAATAAAATTGGGACTTACAATCTTGCGATAGTCGCACATGAACACAATGTACCATTTTATGTTTGTGCGACAAAGGATAGTTTTGATTTGAATTTAAAAACGGGTGATGAAATCCCTATCGAAATGCGAAAAGAATCAGAAGTTACACAATTTGATTTTTTAAAAACTGCCGATGGAAAGTATTTATTGCCTGAAGGAAAAACCTCACCCATAGGTGCAAGGGCTCTTAATCCTTCTTTTGACATAACAAAAGCAAAATTTATCAAAAACTTTATCACAGAAATGGGATGTTTTGTACCTGGGGAGATTTTAGTTCGTCTAAAAAGTGTATGA
- a CDS encoding CHAT domain-containing protein → MLSLIIDRVGNVNIFNVLEDNLPVEESHIQSTLDDDLILEYLGEVERLVHVSQSVLSKPNQILNADILQDLKVLGETFYQQFFPTSIIEKLKNTNKHSIHFNIDPTLALVPWELLHDGTRFLSDKFRVGKTIRGGLHRSTHHENRKIKMLIIADPTEDLPHAQKEGEVLFSVLSQKVPNHLLELEFIGGKQVTKLKLLSLIKDKHIIHYSGHLHFSDDSLENGWLLSDGKVLKAREIKSTGIDTDLVFSNSCMSAKSAGKKLNTNILNQYAGAFLTAGIKTFVGTNWEILDNERTIDFTVRFYTYLFSDKSVGESLFLSKEFARRNYHANDLTWANYSLYGNPDFSMFVKDRRNFHSAKILNPTAVLEFYPTPISLAYSKCANLNKSKTTDKSNLLNLIRLFEAISQVVGMIIFSDHTSHAMNKSIPNNLDDAVTLRKWWELVYSCVWDFQKLKITSIFDTALPVLHEQKETIFKILGWMEVWEQADINSEELESYQIILQFFLENMLLEFAELERISILLVSENNNPHFYFKGIKPSYLFPVSHGSKEKILDQLSHQKGNLVLLHESRKMVIPFQTYFKEKKETGDLELVFNGLIPFVLGAKQS, encoded by the coding sequence ATGCTTTCTCTCATCATTGATCGTGTAGGCAATGTAAATATCTTCAATGTTTTGGAAGATAATTTACCTGTAGAAGAATCGCATATCCAATCTACGTTAGATGATGATTTAATTTTGGAATACTTGGGAGAGGTAGAACGACTTGTCCATGTATCACAATCCGTTTTATCAAAACCAAACCAGATTTTAAATGCAGATATATTACAAGACTTAAAGGTGTTAGGTGAGACCTTTTATCAACAGTTTTTCCCTACTTCCATCATTGAAAAATTAAAAAATACAAACAAACATAGCATCCATTTTAATATTGATCCCACACTTGCCCTTGTACCTTGGGAACTCTTACATGACGGAACTAGATTCCTTTCGGATAAATTTCGTGTAGGAAAAACGATCCGAGGTGGATTACATAGATCCACACACCATGAAAACCGAAAGATCAAAATGCTTATCATCGCTGATCCAACAGAAGACTTACCACATGCCCAAAAGGAAGGGGAGGTGTTGTTCTCTGTACTGAGTCAAAAAGTACCAAACCATCTTTTAGAATTAGAGTTTATCGGTGGCAAACAGGTCACAAAACTTAAGTTACTTTCACTTATCAAGGACAAACACATCATCCATTATTCCGGACACCTACATTTTTCAGATGACTCACTTGAAAATGGATGGTTATTGTCTGATGGAAAAGTTTTAAAAGCAAGAGAAATTAAATCTACAGGAATTGATACAGATTTAGTATTCTCTAACTCTTGTATGTCGGCAAAATCAGCAGGCAAAAAATTAAACACCAATATTCTAAATCAATACGCAGGTGCTTTTTTAACAGCTGGGATCAAAACGTTTGTTGGAACCAATTGGGAAATCTTAGACAATGAAAGGACAATAGATTTTACTGTACGATTTTATACTTATTTGTTTTCCGATAAATCAGTAGGTGAGTCCCTATTTCTTTCCAAGGAATTCGCACGAAGGAATTATCATGCCAACGATTTGACTTGGGCAAATTATTCATTATATGGAAATCCAGACTTTTCGATGTTTGTGAAAGATAGAAGGAATTTCCATTCAGCAAAGATTCTAAATCCAACTGCAGTCTTAGAATTTTATCCAACACCTATCTCGCTTGCGTATTCTAAATGTGCAAATTTAAACAAATCCAAAACAACTGATAAATCAAATCTTTTAAATTTGATTCGTTTGTTCGAAGCAATCAGTCAAGTAGTCGGAATGATTATTTTTAGTGATCATACTTCCCATGCAATGAACAAATCTATCCCAAATAATTTAGATGATGCGGTCACACTTAGAAAGTGGTGGGAGCTTGTTTATAGTTGTGTTTGGGATTTTCAAAAGTTAAAAATCACAAGTATATTTGATACTGCTCTTCCTGTTTTACATGAACAAAAAGAAACAATTTTTAAAATACTTGGATGGATGGAGGTTTGGGAACAAGCGGACATCAATTCCGAAGAGTTGGAGTCCTACCAAATCATTCTTCAATTTTTCTTAGAAAATATGTTACTCGAATTTGCTGAATTGGAACGAATTAGCATTTTACTAGTATCTGAAAACAACAATCCACATTTTTATTTTAAAGGGATCAAACCTTCTTATCTATTCCCTGTTTCTCATGGTTCCAAAGAAAAGATACTAGATCAGTTGTCTCATCAAAAAGGAAATTTGGTTTTGTTACACGAAAGTCGTAAAATGGTAATCCCTTTCCAAACTTATTTCAAAGAAAAAAAAGAAACTGGTGATTTGGAACTTGTGTTCAATGGACTCATCCCATTTGTGTTAGGAGCTAAGCAGAGTTGA
- a CDS encoding sigma-54 down-regulated protein: MEQQVKDGLNFILGAVNTAKVEAEKAFSTINAEFQNLAAKGAQDQSEVSVNLRKYVQEGLSQVETIIGKANTVVADAKAKVATVTSKA, from the coding sequence ATGGAACAACAAGTAAAAGACGGATTAAACTTTATCTTAGGCGCAGTGAATACTGCAAAAGTAGAGGCTGAAAAGGCTTTCTCTACAATCAATGCAGAATTCCAAAACTTAGCAGCGAAAGGTGCTCAAGACCAAAGTGAAGTTTCTGTTAACCTTAGAAAATACGTTCAAGAAGGACTTTCTCAAGTAGAAACCATCATTGGAAAAGCAAACACTGTCGTAGCAGATGCAAAAGCAAAAGTAGCAACTGTTACATCAAAAGCATAA